One Kribbella sp. NBC_00662 genomic region harbors:
- a CDS encoding SDR family oxidoreductase, with amino-acid sequence MDLGLRDRTYIVTGASAGLGFATAKALAAEGARLVISSRNEESISRAAAELGENVVGIPVDNADPESAERLAATAVAKWGALHGALISVGGPRPGSALDSEEDDWRAAFDSVFLGALRIARAVARAGSEDTSIAFVLSSSVKSPINGLAISNGLRPGLAMVAKTLADELGPNGTRVNGLMPGRISTDRLKELDAKGGDPEAARRAAEKTIPLRRYGTPEEFGRVAAFVLSPAASYLTGTIIPIDGGALRTI; translated from the coding sequence GTGGACCTCGGACTGCGCGATCGCACCTACATCGTCACCGGCGCCAGCGCCGGACTCGGCTTCGCCACGGCGAAGGCCCTTGCCGCCGAAGGCGCACGGCTGGTGATCTCCAGCCGCAACGAGGAGTCGATCTCGCGCGCCGCGGCCGAACTCGGCGAGAACGTCGTCGGCATCCCGGTCGACAACGCCGATCCGGAGAGCGCGGAGCGGCTGGCAGCGACCGCCGTCGCCAAGTGGGGTGCGTTGCACGGCGCGCTGATCAGCGTCGGCGGACCGCGACCCGGGAGTGCGCTCGACAGCGAGGAAGACGACTGGCGGGCGGCGTTCGACAGCGTCTTCCTCGGCGCGCTGCGGATCGCTCGCGCGGTCGCCCGGGCCGGGTCGGAGGATACGTCGATCGCCTTCGTGCTGTCGTCGTCGGTGAAGTCCCCGATCAACGGACTCGCGATCTCGAACGGTCTCCGCCCCGGCCTGGCGATGGTCGCCAAGACGCTGGCCGACGAGCTCGGCCCGAACGGCACCCGGGTCAACGGCCTGATGCCCGGCCGCATCTCCACCGACCGCCTGAAGGAACTCGACGCCAAGGGCGGCGACCCCGAGGCGGCCCGCCGCGCCGCGGAGAAGACGATCCCGCTGCGCCGCTACGGCACGCCCGAGGAGTTCGGCCGGGTCGCCGCCTTCGTCCTCTCCCCCGCCGCGTCGTACCTGACCGGCACGATCATCCCCATCGACGGCGGAGCACTCCGCACTATCTGA
- a CDS encoding SURF1 family protein, whose amino-acid sequence MGRLMNVRWVIAALGVLALAFVCVQLGRWQFHRLDERKARNEVTRTNLAAAPAPIDQILGPPGVVGDQHAWRTAVVTGRYDASKQIVLKYRNIDDRPGFEIVTPLVLADGKAVLIDRGFLPRQSSELMPLKIPAVPTGEVTVTGRLQRSERGGHTTGGVPDGGTARLINGPDFAKVLGLNLYDGYMMVTKQEPANDPAFLGFPGPEIDDGPHFFYGLQWWFFALLAVGGLVYFSRQEVRGAKKPADKQPEVAERPEARAGAKD is encoded by the coding sequence GTGGGTCGCTTGATGAACGTCCGCTGGGTCATCGCCGCACTGGGTGTGCTCGCGCTCGCCTTCGTGTGCGTGCAGCTGGGTCGTTGGCAGTTCCATCGCCTCGACGAACGCAAGGCACGGAATGAGGTGACCCGGACGAATCTGGCGGCGGCTCCCGCGCCGATAGACCAGATCCTCGGTCCGCCGGGCGTCGTCGGCGACCAGCACGCGTGGCGCACGGCGGTGGTCACCGGACGGTACGACGCGTCGAAGCAGATCGTGCTCAAGTACCGCAACATCGACGACCGGCCGGGGTTCGAGATCGTCACGCCCCTGGTCCTGGCCGACGGGAAGGCGGTCCTGATCGACCGCGGCTTCCTGCCCCGGCAGAGCTCCGAGCTGATGCCGCTGAAGATTCCGGCCGTGCCGACAGGTGAGGTGACGGTCACCGGGCGCCTGCAGCGCAGCGAACGCGGCGGCCACACCACCGGCGGCGTCCCGGACGGCGGTACCGCGCGGCTGATCAACGGACCGGACTTCGCGAAGGTTCTCGGCCTGAACCTCTACGACGGCTACATGATGGTGACCAAGCAGGAGCCGGCCAACGATCCGGCCTTCCTCGGGTTCCCGGGCCCGGAGATCGACGACGGGCCACATTTCTTCTACGGCCTGCAATGGTGGTTCTTCGCCCTGCTGGCGGTCGGCGGGCTCGTCTACTTCTCCCGACAGGAGGTCCGCGGTGCCAAGAAGCCCGCAGACAAGCAGCCCGAAGTCGCCGAACGGCCCGAGGCCCGGGCCGGCGCGAAGGATTGA
- a CDS encoding DUF3099 domain-containing protein yields MSRHRERTGETVISVTSAQPGRSEDLDSRIVRYAWMMSIRIVCFVLAVLTPSPWRWLFVVGAIALPYFAVVLANAHQSATTPAADPYIAPSRLAIGERPTVVVPQDEDPLQDPVQGPRHDPRTDTEK; encoded by the coding sequence ATGTCGCGACACCGCGAGCGGACCGGCGAAACCGTCATTTCGGTGACGAGTGCACAGCCGGGACGCTCCGAGGATCTGGACAGCCGGATCGTGCGCTACGCCTGGATGATGTCGATCCGGATCGTCTGCTTCGTGCTGGCGGTCCTGACCCCGTCGCCGTGGCGCTGGCTGTTCGTCGTCGGAGCGATCGCGCTGCCGTACTTCGCGGTGGTGCTGGCGAACGCCCATCAGTCCGCGACCACGCCCGCCGCGGACCCCTACATCGCACCGTCGAGGCTCGCGATCGGGGAGCGTCCGACGGTCGTCGTACCGCAGGACGAGGACCCGCTCCAGGACCCGGTTCAGGGCCCTCGTCACGACCCCCGGACCGACACCGAAAAGTGA
- the fabI gene encoding enoyl-ACP reductase FabI has protein sequence MPVGILDGKRILVAGVTLDSSIGFATAKVAQEQGATVLISNFGRALSITKRIAKRLPTEPPVLELDVTNPEHLAALPDAVREHVDGLDGVVHSIAYGNPETILGGKFLDGPWEDVSQAVHVSAYSLKALAVTCAPLMSRGGSVVGLTFDATVAWPGYDWMGVAKAALESTSRYLARDLGAQGIRCNLVSAGPLKTLAAKAIPGFEKFEEPWLDRAPLGWDPSDLEPTGRTIVGLLSDFFPATTGEIVHVDGGYHAMGA, from the coding sequence ATGCCCGTGGGCATCCTCGACGGCAAGCGGATCCTGGTCGCCGGAGTCACCCTCGACTCGTCGATCGGCTTCGCCACGGCCAAGGTGGCGCAGGAACAGGGCGCCACCGTGCTGATCTCGAACTTCGGCCGCGCGCTCAGCATCACCAAGCGGATCGCGAAACGCCTGCCGACCGAGCCGCCGGTGCTCGAGCTCGACGTCACGAACCCCGAGCACCTGGCCGCGCTGCCGGATGCTGTCCGCGAGCACGTCGACGGCCTGGACGGCGTCGTGCACTCGATCGCGTACGGCAACCCGGAGACGATCCTCGGCGGGAAGTTCCTGGACGGTCCGTGGGAGGACGTGTCCCAGGCGGTGCACGTCTCGGCGTACAGCTTGAAGGCGCTCGCGGTGACCTGCGCGCCGTTGATGAGTCGTGGCGGCAGTGTCGTCGGGCTGACGTTCGACGCGACCGTGGCCTGGCCCGGGTACGACTGGATGGGTGTCGCGAAGGCCGCTCTCGAGTCGACGAGCCGCTACCTGGCCCGTGATCTGGGTGCCCAGGGCATCCGGTGCAACCTGGTCTCGGCCGGTCCGCTCAAGACGCTGGCCGCGAAGGCGATCCCGGGCTTCGAGAAGTTCGAAGAGCCGTGGCTGGACCGCGCCCCGCTCGGGTGGGATCCGTCCGATCTGGAGCCGACCGGCCGCACGATCGTCGGTCTGCTCAGCGATTTCTTCCCGGCGACCACGGGCGAGATCGTCCACGTCGACGGCGGCTACCACGCGATGGGTGCGTGA
- a CDS encoding glycoside hydrolase family 15 protein has translation MPRSPQTSSPKSPNGPRPGPARRIEDYALIGDLQTAALVSKQGSIDWLCFPRFDSPACFAALLGTDDNGHWRMAPRDAEAVSSRHYRGDTLVLETEWSTSSGTVRVIDFMPPRDAAPDVVRIVEGVSGSVEMRSELKLRFDYGHVVPWVRRSDGQIDAIAGPDAVSLRSDVHQYGRDLATYADFRVSENDRAWFVLTWHPSHHPVPEPTDALRSLEPTETFWREWISRSQSSTDFGEEVTRSVLTLKALTYAPSGGIVAAPTTSLPETFGGQRNWDYRYCWLRDATMTLSAMLRAGYTDEAEAWRNWLLRAIAGSPADLQIMYGVTGERRLTEFEAGWLPGFAGSAPVRIGNAAAEQLQIDVYGEVMDVLALAREHQIGATDEAWQVQRGLMAHLDDVWDQPDEGIWEVRGGRQHFTYSKVMAWVAFDRAARAVQRFGLNGPAKEWRARADEIHKAVCEQAYDADRNTFTQAYGSKALDAAVLLIPQVGFLPADDPRVVGTVEAVQRELAADGFVRRYLTEHTDDGINDSEGTFLICSFWLADALAMIGRVGEARDLYERLVALRNDVGLLAEEYDVTSGRMLGNFPQAFSHLGLVNTAWHLTTAESPLRKSAY, from the coding sequence GTGCCAAGAAGCCCGCAGACAAGCAGCCCGAAGTCGCCGAACGGCCCGAGGCCCGGGCCGGCGCGAAGGATTGAGGACTACGCGCTGATCGGTGACCTGCAGACCGCCGCGTTGGTGTCGAAACAGGGATCGATCGACTGGCTGTGCTTCCCGCGCTTCGACTCGCCGGCCTGCTTCGCCGCGCTGCTCGGCACCGACGACAACGGCCACTGGCGGATGGCGCCGCGCGACGCGGAGGCGGTCAGCAGCCGGCACTACCGCGGTGACACGCTCGTGCTGGAGACCGAGTGGTCGACCTCGAGCGGCACTGTGCGCGTGATCGACTTCATGCCGCCACGCGATGCCGCGCCGGACGTCGTCCGCATCGTCGAGGGTGTCAGCGGGTCCGTGGAGATGCGGTCGGAGCTGAAGCTGCGGTTCGACTACGGTCACGTCGTCCCGTGGGTACGGCGGTCCGACGGGCAGATCGACGCGATCGCCGGACCGGATGCGGTCTCGCTGCGGTCGGACGTCCATCAGTACGGGCGCGACCTCGCGACGTACGCCGATTTCCGGGTATCGGAGAACGACCGCGCCTGGTTCGTGCTGACCTGGCACCCGTCGCACCATCCGGTGCCGGAGCCGACGGACGCACTGCGGTCGTTGGAGCCGACCGAGACCTTCTGGCGGGAGTGGATCAGCCGGAGCCAGAGCTCGACCGACTTCGGCGAGGAGGTCACGCGGTCGGTGCTGACGCTGAAGGCGCTCACCTACGCGCCGTCGGGCGGCATCGTCGCGGCGCCGACCACGTCGCTGCCCGAGACCTTCGGCGGCCAACGGAACTGGGACTACCGGTACTGCTGGTTGCGCGACGCAACGATGACGCTGTCCGCGATGCTGCGGGCCGGCTACACCGACGAGGCCGAGGCCTGGCGGAACTGGCTGCTCCGCGCGATCGCAGGATCGCCCGCGGACCTGCAGATCATGTACGGCGTGACCGGTGAACGGCGGCTGACCGAGTTCGAGGCCGGTTGGCTACCGGGGTTCGCCGGGTCTGCGCCGGTGCGGATCGGGAACGCGGCCGCAGAGCAGCTGCAGATCGACGTGTACGGCGAGGTGATGGACGTTCTCGCGCTTGCCCGGGAGCACCAGATCGGCGCGACCGACGAGGCGTGGCAGGTGCAGCGCGGTCTGATGGCACATCTCGACGACGTGTGGGACCAGCCGGACGAGGGCATCTGGGAGGTCCGCGGCGGACGGCAGCACTTCACGTACTCGAAGGTGATGGCGTGGGTCGCGTTCGACCGGGCCGCGCGGGCGGTGCAGCGGTTCGGGCTGAACGGGCCGGCGAAGGAGTGGCGGGCGCGGGCGGACGAGATCCACAAGGCCGTCTGCGAGCAGGCGTACGACGCGGACCGGAACACGTTCACCCAGGCATACGGGAGCAAGGCGCTGGATGCCGCCGTACTGCTGATCCCGCAGGTCGGGTTCCTCCCGGCCGACGATCCGCGGGTGGTCGGGACCGTGGAGGCGGTGCAGCGGGAGCTGGCCGCGGACGGGTTCGTCCGGCGCTACCTGACCGAGCACACCGACGACGGGATCAACGACAGCGAGGGCACGTTCCTGATCTGCTCGTTCTGGCTCGCGGACGCGCTGGCGATGATCGGCCGGGTCGGCGAGGCCCGCGACCTGTACGAACGACTCGTTGCCCTGCGCAACGACGTGGGTCTGCTGGCGGAGGAGTACGACGTGACGTCCGGCCGGATGCTCGGCAACTTTCCGCAGGCGTTCTCCCATCTCGGCCTGGTCAACACCGCCTGGCACCTGACCACCGCCGAGTCGCCGCTGCGCAAGTCGGCGTACTAG
- a CDS encoding DNA polymerase domain-containing protein gives MAKSTAVMLTVGDREVRVSSPERVVYEATDWAPEVTKLQVCEYFIGVAPAFMQASGDRPVALERWPGGWREGMTLSVDAVGRQTGDGFYSKRLPKGAPDWLETCRVLTPNDRPIDELCLTEPAAAVWAAQMGTLTFHPWAVRKTDLDRPDELRIDLDPQPGATFADARRVAGVARELLEELGLRGYPKTSGNRGIHIYVRIRPEWSFDEVRHAAIGLGRELERRDDGVTTAWWKEQRGEASIFLDFNQNLRDRTVAGAWSLRPRPGAPVSTPMTWDRLAEVDDPRAFNLHTVPEYLADGDPWADMDDTAYSLDALLRLWEELPGGELNFPPDYPKMPGEPPRVQPSKKVAEHWDEQGNRIAPD, from the coding sequence ATGGCGAAGAGCACAGCGGTGATGCTCACTGTGGGAGACCGCGAGGTCCGGGTCTCGAGCCCCGAGCGCGTTGTCTACGAGGCGACGGACTGGGCCCCGGAGGTCACCAAGCTGCAGGTCTGCGAGTACTTCATCGGTGTGGCGCCGGCGTTCATGCAGGCCTCCGGCGACCGTCCGGTCGCCCTCGAGCGCTGGCCAGGTGGGTGGCGCGAGGGCATGACGCTGTCGGTGGACGCGGTCGGTCGGCAGACCGGTGACGGCTTCTACTCGAAGCGCCTGCCGAAGGGCGCCCCCGATTGGCTCGAGACGTGCCGCGTGCTCACGCCGAACGATCGCCCGATCGACGAGCTGTGCCTGACCGAGCCGGCCGCCGCGGTGTGGGCGGCCCAGATGGGCACGCTGACGTTCCACCCGTGGGCAGTCCGCAAGACCGATCTCGACCGGCCCGACGAGTTGCGCATCGACCTCGATCCCCAGCCCGGCGCGACCTTCGCCGACGCGCGGCGGGTGGCCGGCGTCGCCCGCGAACTCCTCGAGGAGCTCGGCCTGCGGGGCTACCCGAAGACCAGCGGCAACCGGGGCATCCACATCTACGTGCGGATCCGGCCGGAGTGGTCGTTCGACGAGGTCCGCCACGCCGCGATCGGCCTCGGCCGCGAGCTCGAGCGCCGCGACGACGGTGTGACCACTGCCTGGTGGAAGGAGCAACGAGGCGAGGCGTCGATCTTCCTCGACTTCAACCAGAACCTCCGCGACCGCACGGTCGCGGGCGCCTGGTCGCTGCGGCCCCGACCGGGTGCACCGGTGAGTACGCCGATGACGTGGGACCGGCTCGCCGAGGTGGATGATCCGCGGGCGTTCAACCTGCACACGGTCCCGGAGTACCTCGCCGACGGTGACCCGTGGGCGGACATGGACGACACGGCGTACTCGCTCGACGCACTGCTGCGGCTGTGGGAGGAGCTGCCGGGTGGAGAGCTGAACTTCCCGCCAGACTACCCGAAGATGCCGGGGGAGCCGCCCCGCGTCCAGCCGAGCAAGAAGGTCGCCGAGCACTGGGACGAGCAGGGCAACCGGATAGCGCCGGACTGA
- a CDS encoding M4 family metallopeptidase: protein MNRSALFAAATAVVTTTALGLTSATTATGAPTAAPVPTPAAAIAKAEQAITSNLTALRATTADAFVVKDVIVDADGSSHVRMDRTIGGLPVLGGDVVVHQAKDGAFKGASLTLSRSANVARTPKVSVATATAKALTRGLTAEGKPSLVIEARKGAPRLAYLVTTGGTQADGTPSRITTTIDALTGAKLVSEQHIETATGDGKSLYSGTVPLQTSTVTGGFTLTDATRGNGFTADANNKTDSILCQLFQIGCPTPTKFVDADNHWGTGTTADRASAAVDAHYGAATTFDYYKNVHGRNGIFGDGKGVPSRVHYGTNYVNAFWDGKQMTYGDGDNVAAGPLVSIDVAGHEMSHGVTEHTANLTYSGESGGLNEATSDIFGTLVEFYSNNTSDPGDYYIGEKIMKDRPALRYMDKPSKDGQSPDCYSSGVGNLDVHYSSAIANHFAYLLAEGTGAKTIGGLPHNSPTCNGSSITGIGHDKLGKIWYRALTTYMTSGTTYAQARTATLNAATDLYGASSIERATVAAAWSAVAVN, encoded by the coding sequence ATGAACAGATCCGCCCTGTTCGCCGCTGCCACCGCAGTGGTGACCACTACCGCCCTCGGACTGACCAGCGCCACCACAGCAACCGGCGCGCCGACGGCGGCACCTGTCCCCACCCCCGCCGCGGCCATCGCCAAGGCCGAGCAAGCAATCACCAGCAACCTGACCGCGCTGCGGGCCACCACGGCCGACGCGTTCGTGGTCAAGGACGTCATCGTCGACGCCGACGGCTCCAGCCACGTGCGGATGGACCGCACGATCGGCGGCCTCCCGGTGCTCGGCGGCGACGTCGTCGTACATCAGGCCAAGGACGGCGCCTTCAAGGGCGCCAGCCTGACGCTGAGCCGGTCCGCGAACGTCGCCCGGACGCCGAAGGTCAGTGTCGCGACCGCGACGGCGAAGGCACTCACCAGGGGTCTCACGGCCGAGGGCAAGCCCAGCCTGGTGATCGAGGCCCGCAAGGGCGCGCCGCGGCTGGCCTACCTCGTCACCACCGGCGGCACCCAGGCCGACGGTACGCCGAGCCGGATTACCACGACGATCGATGCCCTGACCGGCGCGAAGCTGGTCAGCGAGCAGCACATCGAGACCGCGACCGGTGACGGCAAGAGCCTGTACTCCGGGACCGTGCCGCTCCAGACGTCGACCGTCACCGGCGGCTTCACGCTGACCGACGCGACCCGCGGCAACGGCTTCACCGCGGACGCGAACAACAAGACCGACTCGATCCTCTGCCAGCTCTTTCAGATCGGTTGCCCGACGCCGACCAAGTTCGTCGACGCCGACAACCACTGGGGCACCGGCACCACCGCCGACCGCGCCTCCGCCGCCGTCGACGCGCACTACGGCGCCGCGACCACGTTCGACTACTACAAGAACGTGCACGGCCGGAACGGGATCTTCGGCGACGGCAAGGGTGTCCCGAGCCGCGTGCACTACGGCACGAACTACGTGAACGCGTTCTGGGACGGCAAGCAGATGACGTACGGCGACGGCGACAACGTCGCGGCGGGTCCGCTGGTCTCGATCGATGTGGCCGGCCACGAGATGTCCCACGGCGTCACCGAGCACACCGCCAACCTCACGTACTCCGGTGAGTCCGGCGGTCTGAACGAGGCGACCAGCGACATCTTCGGCACCCTGGTCGAGTTCTACTCGAACAACACCTCCGACCCGGGTGACTACTACATCGGCGAGAAGATCATGAAGGACCGCCCGGCGCTGCGGTACATGGACAAGCCGAGCAAGGACGGCCAGTCCCCCGACTGCTACAGCTCCGGCGTCGGCAACCTCGACGTGCACTACTCGTCGGCGATCGCGAACCACTTCGCGTACCTGCTCGCCGAGGGCACCGGTGCGAAGACGATCGGCGGCCTGCCGCACAACTCGCCGACCTGCAACGGTTCGTCGATCACCGGCATCGGCCACGACAAGCTCGGCAAGATCTGGTACCGGGCATTGACGACGTACATGACCAGCGGTACGACGTACGCGCAGGCCCGGACCGCGACACTGAACGCGGCCACCGACCTGTACGGCGCGAGCAGTATCGAGCGCGCGACCGTCGCGGCCGCCTGGTCCGCGGTTGCCGTGAATTGA
- the fabG gene encoding 3-oxoacyl-[acyl-carrier-protein] reductase: MGRSVLVTGGSRGIGLAIAAAFKEAGDQVAVTYNTSPPPEGFLGVKCDITDQEQVDAAFDTIAEQQGPVEVLVANAGITRDTLLLRMSDDDWDSVIETNLTGSFRVARRAAKGMLRLRKGRIVFISSVVGLLGSPGQVNYAASKSGLIGMARSIARELGSRGITANVVAPGFVETDMTAVLPEETQKQYLSQIPLGRFGLTEEIANAVRWLASEEAGYITGAVIPVDGGIGMGN, encoded by the coding sequence GTGGGTAGGTCTGTGTTGGTGACCGGCGGTAGCCGGGGGATCGGGCTGGCGATCGCCGCCGCGTTCAAGGAGGCCGGCGACCAGGTCGCGGTCACGTACAACACCAGCCCGCCGCCGGAGGGCTTCCTCGGTGTGAAGTGCGACATCACCGACCAGGAGCAGGTCGACGCCGCCTTCGACACGATCGCGGAGCAGCAGGGTCCGGTCGAGGTGCTGGTGGCGAACGCCGGCATCACCCGCGACACGCTGCTGCTGCGGATGTCGGACGACGACTGGGACTCGGTGATCGAGACCAACCTGACCGGTTCCTTCCGGGTCGCGCGCCGGGCCGCGAAGGGCATGCTGCGGCTGCGCAAGGGCCGGATCGTCTTCATCTCCTCGGTGGTCGGCCTGCTCGGCTCCCCGGGCCAGGTGAACTACGCGGCCAGCAAGTCCGGCCTGATCGGGATGGCCCGGTCGATCGCCCGCGAGCTCGGCAGCCGCGGCATCACCGCGAACGTCGTCGCCCCGGGCTTCGTCGAGACCGACATGACCGCGGTCCTGCCGGAGGAGACCCAGAAGCAGTACCTCAGCCAGATCCCGCTCGGCCGGTTCGGGCTGACCGAGGAGATCGCGAACGCGGTCCGCTGGCTCGCCTCCGAGGAGGCCGGCTACATCACCGGCGCGGTGATCCCGGTCGACGGCGGCATCGGCATGGGCAACTGA
- the moaA gene encoding GTP 3',8-cyclase MoaA: protein MTAIQEATQAGLADRFGRVATDLRVSLTDRCNLRCTYCMPEEGLDWLAKPELLTDDEVVRLVSVAVTHLGVNEIRFTGGEPLLRRGLVGIVARTTQLAPRPEVSLTTNGIGLARQAQALKDAGLDRVNVSLDTVRPDTFKQLTRRDRAGDVIAGLEAAQAAGLTPVKVNAVLMRGVNDTEAPELLEFCLERGYELRFIEQMPLDAQHGWDRTTMITADEILERLSSRFALTPDDTSKRGSAPAESFLVEGGPQTVGIIASVTRPFCGDCDRVRLTADGQVRDCLFARTESDLRTALRNGADDTELADRWRRAMLNKLPGHGINDPSFLQPSRPMSAIGG from the coding sequence ATGACAGCGATCCAGGAGGCCACTCAGGCGGGCCTGGCGGACCGGTTCGGCCGGGTCGCCACGGACCTGCGGGTCTCGCTCACGGACCGGTGCAACCTGCGCTGCACGTACTGCATGCCGGAAGAGGGCCTGGACTGGCTCGCCAAGCCCGAGTTGCTCACCGACGACGAGGTCGTCCGGCTGGTTTCGGTCGCCGTGACGCACCTCGGGGTCAACGAGATCCGCTTCACCGGCGGCGAACCGCTGCTCCGCCGCGGCCTGGTCGGCATCGTTGCCCGTACGACGCAACTCGCGCCCCGCCCCGAGGTGTCGCTGACCACCAACGGGATCGGCCTGGCCCGGCAGGCGCAGGCGTTGAAGGACGCCGGTCTGGATCGGGTGAATGTGAGTCTCGACACGGTCCGCCCGGACACCTTCAAGCAGCTCACCCGCCGGGACCGGGCCGGCGACGTCATCGCCGGTCTCGAGGCGGCCCAGGCGGCCGGTCTCACGCCGGTGAAGGTGAACGCGGTCCTCATGCGCGGCGTGAACGACACCGAAGCGCCGGAACTGCTGGAGTTCTGTCTCGAGCGCGGTTACGAACTGCGGTTCATCGAGCAGATGCCGCTCGACGCGCAGCACGGCTGGGACCGCACGACGATGATCACCGCCGACGAGATTCTCGAAAGACTTTCGAGCCGGTTCGCGCTGACGCCCGACGACACGTCGAAGCGGGGGAGTGCCCCGGCGGAGTCGTTCCTGGTCGAGGGCGGGCCGCAGACCGTCGGCATCATCGCCTCGGTCACCCGGCCGTTCTGCGGGGACTGCGACCGGGTCCGGCTGACCGCCGACGGTCAGGTCCGCGACTGCCTTTTCGCCCGCACCGAGTCCGACCTCCGGACGGCGTTGCGCAACGGCGCGGACGATACCGAACTGGCCGACCGCTGGCGGCGCGCGATGCTGAACAAACTGCCCGGCCACGGCATCAACGACCCGAGCTTCCTGCAACCGTCCCGGCCGATGTCCGCGATCGGCGGATGA
- a CDS encoding dodecin — protein sequence MTDRTYRVTEIVGTSKEGINQAITNGIARAGETLRHLDWFEVTEIRGHVVDNQIDHYQVGMKVGFRLEDS from the coding sequence ATGACCGATCGCACCTACCGCGTCACGGAGATCGTTGGCACCTCCAAGGAGGGCATCAACCAGGCCATCACCAACGGCATCGCCCGGGCCGGCGAGACCCTGCGTCACCTCGACTGGTTCGAGGTGACCGAGATCCGCGGTCACGTCGTCGACAACCAGATCGACCACTACCAGGTCGGTATGAAGGTCGGCTTCCGGCTCGAAGACTCCTGA
- a CDS encoding carboxymuconolactone decarboxylase family protein, whose translation MDARLNLFTNPVLGKFIKHLNAAARVALDAGVPLTTLELVELRASQINGCAVCVDMHSKDAAHHGETAVRINLVATWREATVYTEAERAALALTEAGTRIADAAGGVPDDVWLNAAKHYDEDQLAALVGAIAGINTWNRLNVMTAQPAGDYVPGQWG comes from the coding sequence ATGGATGCTCGTCTGAATCTGTTCACCAACCCGGTGCTGGGCAAGTTCATCAAGCACCTCAACGCGGCCGCCCGGGTCGCGCTGGACGCCGGTGTGCCGCTCACGACTCTCGAGCTGGTCGAGTTGCGGGCCAGCCAGATCAACGGCTGCGCGGTGTGCGTCGATATGCACTCGAAGGACGCTGCCCATCACGGCGAGACCGCGGTCCGGATCAACCTGGTGGCGACGTGGCGCGAGGCCACCGTCTACACCGAGGCGGAGCGCGCCGCGCTGGCGCTCACCGAGGCCGGCACCCGGATCGCCGATGCCGCCGGCGGAGTCCCCGACGACGTGTGGCTGAACGCGGCCAAGCACTACGACGAGGACCAGCTGGCCGCGCTCGTCGGCGCCATCGCCGGCATCAACACCTGGAACCGCCTGAACGTCATGACGGCCCAGCCGGCCGGCGACTACGTCCCCGGCCAGTGGGGCTGA